One window from the genome of Hydractinia symbiolongicarpus strain clone_291-10 chromosome 1, HSymV2.1, whole genome shotgun sequence encodes:
- the LOC130630246 gene encoding uncharacterized protein LOC130630246 encodes MKISAKPESSKQFKFKGNQIQFEFNQKLAEDLEDVIDLIKEGSVSRSTKHLAGIKLEITKQNKLIKMADRSPAGWATVKEYLSDESARDSDDEKRIKSAESKALAKKESKGKAKVLLPSTFQPYAHPTNVLVATYAKPFPITKICIFKRTISTRTDSKVQDQCASVVARLDTGEKTAQTLSAISKSKKKTIDKCLNFDNNVRDEETYEFCVYKKTAGTRVKGRLKKNLKYWQTISCNTTILKIIKEGYTIPFFTAPQKQTFSNNQSAITSLEFVNEAVQELLDTGLIKVVSSAPHVVNPLSVSTKGGKSRLILDLRYLNQHIYKEKVKFEDWKVVREFLTAQGYMFKFDIKQGYHHIDISEEHQNFLGFSWVIGGKERYFVFTVLPFGLSPAPFICTKTMRVFIRYCRENMIKIAIFIDDGFGTDKNYKKAKQDALFVQKTLQLSGFVENAEKSVWDPKQQLKSVKI; translated from the exons ATGAAGATTTCAGCTAAACCAGAATCGTCGAAACAATTTAAGTTTAAAGGTAATCAAATCCAATTcgaatttaaccaaaaattagCGGAAGATTTGGAAGATGTTATCGACCTTATCAAAGAAGGTTCTGTATCAAGATCAACAAAACATTTAGCAGGAATAAAACTCGAAATCACGAAGCAAAACAAGCTAATAAAAATGGCGGATAGATCACCAGCAGGATGGGCCACTGTAAAAGAGTACTTATCTGATGAATCAGCAAGAGATTCAGATGACGAAAAACGGATAAAATCGGCTGAGTCAAAAGCACTggcaaaaaaagaaagcaaaggtAAAGCCAAAGTCCTTCTACCCTCCACGTTTCAGCCCTATGCACACCCAACTAATGTCCTCGTCGCCACCTATGCCAAACCATTTCCAATCACAAAGATTTGCATTTTCAAGAGAACCATCTCAACC CGTACAGATTCCAAAGTGCAAGATCAATGTGCTTCGGTTGTGGCAAGACTGGACACTGGAGAAAAGACTGCCCAAACGTTATCGGCCATAAGCAAGTCTAAAAAAAAGACAATAGATAAgtgtttaaattttgataacaaTGTAAGAGATGAGGAAACGTACGAATTTTGTGTATATAAAAAGACGGCTGGAACTAGAGTTAAGGGTAGGCTcaagaaaaacttaaaatattggCAAACCATCAGCTGTAATACGACTATTCTCAAAATTATCAAGGAAGGCTATACTATTCCCTTTTTCACGGCAccacaaaaacaaactttttctaaTAATCAATCTGCTATAACAAGTTTGGAATTCGTCAATGAAGCGGTACAAGAGCTTCTTGATACAGGTCTAATTAAGGTAGTGTCTTCTGCACCACATGTTGTAAATCCCCTTTCAGTCAGTACCAAAGGAGGAAAAAGTAGACTAATTCTCGATTTAAGGTATTTAAACCAGCACatttacaaagaaaaagttaAGTTTGAGGATTGGAAGGTGGTAAGGGAATTTCTAACTGCACAAGGGTACATGTTTAAGTTCGATATAAAGCAGGGCTACCATCACATTGATATTTCAGAAGAACATCAGAATTTCTTGGGGTTTTCATGGGTCATAGGTGGAAAGGAAAGATACTTTGTTTTTACAGTATTACCGTTTGGGCTTTCTCCGGCCCCGTTTATTTGTACAAAAACAATGAGAGTTTTTATAAGATATTGTAGAGAAAATATGATCAAAATTGCGATATTTATTGACGATGGTTTTGGCactgataaaaattataaaaaagcaaaacaagatGCCCTGTTTGTTCAAAAAACTTTACAACTGTCGGGTTTTGTGGAAAATGCAGAAAAATCAGTGTGGGATCCTAAACAGCAGTTAAAATCTGTCAAAATATAA